The following are encoded together in the Brassica napus cultivar Da-Ae chromosome A9, Da-Ae, whole genome shotgun sequence genome:
- the LOC125578586 gene encoding F-box/FBD/LRR-repeat protein At1g13780-like encodes MSGIDRISELPESLLTQILSFLPTKQSVQTSVLSKRWKNLYLNVPGLDLNLSLIPYDADELLLSFLTFIDKLLEFSPEPVLFKVKVKCRVTMIDGFRDRIGTMINRGTQHLDVESSTYDIEDDSFHHPCVDSMPMNLYTSKTLVYLKLTSSGLRDPGVVFMPCLKFMHLEEVKWRVHLETLLSGCPVLEELTLLRDLDDDYAVAYDEFTVMRVRSQSLKRFRVLPLRQVRDCRSRVNCTLEIDVPGLKIMSLGEDQFDSIVVKNLTSLLVVELDIKFFVKFGVIFNPWNLAKSNEIRDFLNGISSARHMIISAKTVKALEYYSQAEMIPKFNNLSRLEAVFHSNLLQFLPAFLECFPNLKHLVLKVVHSEEMEEGLELTDVPRCVSSTLECVEIQEKLQWEEGKMKTTSYFLGNSAVLKKLILSPTAYDPRDVLESEIWEMVNKLTKRSAGCEIIIGAMKEEVVII; translated from the exons ATGTCTGGGATCGATAGGATCAGCGAATTGCCGGAATCATTGCTTACTCAAATACTCTCTTTCCTTCCGACAAAACAATCGGTGCAGACAAGTGTTTTGTCAAAAAGATGGAAGAATCTGTATCTAAACGTTCCCGGTCTTGACTTAAACTTATCTCTCATTCCTTATGATGCTGATGAACTTCTCTTAAGCTTCTTAACCTTCATTGACAAGCTTCTCGAGTTTAGCCCTGAGCCTGTTCTTTTTAAAGTCAAGGTTAAGTGCAGAGTCACGATGATAGACGGGTTCAGGGATCGGATCGGTACAATGATTAACCGGGGGACGCAGCATCTCGATGTTGAGAGTAGTACCTATGATATAGAGGACGACTCTTTTCACCATCCTTGTGTTGACTCCATGCCTATGAATCTCTACACGAGCAAGACATTGGTTTACTTGAAGCTCACGTCTTCTGGTCTTAGGGATCCTGGTGTTGTTTTCATGCCTTGTCTTAAATTCATGCATCTCGAAGAAGTTAAATGGCGTGTGCATCTGGAGACGCTTCTCTCAGGGTGTCCTGTTCTTGAGGAGCTGACCTTGTTGAGGGATCTGGATGATGATTATGCAGTTGCCTATGATGAATTTACGGTTATGCGTGTGAGGTCTCAGAGCTTGAAGAGGTTCCGTGTGCTGCCGCTTAGGCAGGTTAGGGATTGCAGGTCGAGAGTGAATTGCACGCTTGAGATTGATGTTCCGGGGCTAAAGATTATGAGTCTCGGAGAGGATCAATTTGATAGCATTGTGGTAAAGAACCTGACTTCTTTGTTGGTGGTTGAGCTTGATATCAAGTTTTTTGTCAAGTTTGGAGTAATCTTTAATCCATGGAACTTAGCAAAGAGCAATGAGATTCGTGATTTTCTCAATGGGATATCGAGTGCTAGGCATATGATCATCTCTGCCAAAACAGTTAAG GCCCTTGAGTATTACTCACAAGCAGAAATGATTCCCAAGTTCAACAACTTGTCCCGTTTAGAAGCAGTGTTCCATAGCAATTTATTGCAGTTTTTGCCAGCCTTTCTTGAGTGTTTCCCCAATCTGAAACACCTAGTCTtg AAGGTTGTTCACTCAGAGGAGATGGAGGAGGGATTGGAACTCACAGATGTGCCACGGTGTGTCTCATCGACTCTTGAGTGTGTTGAGATTCAAGAAAAATTACAATGGGAAGAAGGGAAGATGAAAACAACAAGTTACTTTCTTGGAAACTCAGCAGTGCTGAAGAAACTCATTCTGAGCCCCACAGCTTATGATCCTCGAGATGTTCTGGAATCAGAAATATGGGAGATGGTTAATAAACTCACAAAACGTTCTGCAGGATGTGAAATTATCATTGGAGCCATGAAGGAGGAGGTCGTTATCATTTGA